A stretch of the Cucurbita pepo subsp. pepo cultivar mu-cu-16 chromosome LG16, ASM280686v2, whole genome shotgun sequence genome encodes the following:
- the LOC111777776 gene encoding uncharacterized protein LOC111777776, giving the protein MYYLGIEVNQMKDCIMLKQSDYVKKLLQQFKITKCNPTKYPMETKLQLGKDAEENLVNSTKYRRVIGSLRYLTHTRPDLSYVVGIMSSYMEKPTMMHHQVVKHILHYVKGTTSYGLKYQRG; this is encoded by the coding sequence ATGTACTACCTTGGTATTGAAGTGAACCAAATGAAAGATTGTATCATGTTAAAGCAATCAGACTATGTTAAGAAGTTGTTGCAGCAATTTAAGATAACAAAGTGCAACCCGACCAAGTATCCCATGGAAACAAAGTTACAACTCGGAAAAGATGCTGAAGAAAATTTGGTGAATTCCACTAAGTATAGGCGTGTCATTGGAAGTCTAAGGTACTTGACTCATACTCGTCCAGATCTTTCATATGTTGTTGGAATAATGAGTAGCTACATGGAAAAGCCCACCATGATGCACCATCAAGTGGTTAAGCACATTCTTCACTATGTGAAGGGAACCACAAGCTATGGGTTGAAGTATCAAAGAGGATGA